The Oncorhynchus masou masou isolate Uvic2021 chromosome 31, UVic_Omas_1.1, whole genome shotgun sequence genome includes a region encoding these proteins:
- the LOC135525167 gene encoding D(5)-like dopamine receptor, which translates to MENSVNETAGAETDSSKHSVRALTGCVLSILIVSTLFGNTLVCAAVIKFRHLRSKVTNFFVISLAVSDLFVAVLVMPWKAMSDVAGYWIFGSFCDTWIAFDIMCSTASILNLCIISMDRYWAISSPFRYERKMTQRFAFVMIGVAWALSILISFIPVQLNWHKSEEEMERVDDTNQINQIEDCNASLNSTYAISSSLISFYIPVVIMVGTYTRIYRIAQTQIRRISSLETAVEHAQNNQQAAEKTNSLKTTFKKETKVLKTLSIIMGVFVFCWLPFFVVNCIVPFCDINNLGDRLCVSNTTFNMFVWFGWANSSLNPVIYAFNADFRKAFSTILGCKRYCSSSVEAVHLSNELMSYRHDTTFQNATINASAHCAQRLPMVSHGEDLDLPFDKVSVVSNTSRNQRNLILPAILQLECEAEISLNMMPFPSTGPSECYVIPGQVEDL; encoded by the coding sequence ATGGAGAATTCTGTCAACGAAACCGCCGGTGCTGAAACGGACAGCTCCAAGCACAGCGTCCGTGCTCTCACCGGTTGCGTCCTCTCCATCCTGATCGTCTCCACGCTTTTTGGGAATACGCTTGTGTGCGCCGCTGTGATCAAATTTCGACACCTTAGATCTAAAGTAACTAACTTTTTTGTAATCTCCTTGGCGGTGTCGGATCTATTCGTGGCCGTTCTTGTGATGCCGTGGAAGGCTATGTCTGACGTGGCCGGCTACTGGATCTTCGGCAGCTTCTGTGATACCTGGATAGCTTTTGACATCATGTGCTCCACGGCGTCTATTCTCAATCTTTGTATAATAAGTATGGACCGATACTGGGCAATTTCGAGCCCTTTTCGATATGAACGTAAAATGACTCAAAGGTTTGCTTTCGTTATGATCGGAGTGGCATGGGCCCTCTCCATTCTTATCTCCTTCATTCCCGTCCAGCTCAATTGGCACAAGTCAGAGGAGGAAATGGAAAGAGTGGACGACACTAATCAAATCAACCAAATAGAGGACTGCAACGCAAGCTTGAATAGCACGTATGCCATATCCTCCTCCTTGATAAGTTTTTACATTCCCGTCGTTATTATGGTTGGCACTTACACACGAATTTACCGGATTGCGCAAACTCAGATCCGGAGAATATCATCCTTGGAGACAGCCGTGGAACACGCACAGAACAATCAGCAAGCAGCCGAGAAAACAAACTCATTAAAAACAACCTTTAAAAAAGAAACGAAAGTTTTGAAGACACTCTCTATCATTATGGGAGTGTTTGTATTTTGCTGGCTGCCTTTTTTCGTGGTCAACTGCATAGTACCTTTTTGTGACATTAACAATCTTGGTGATCGCCTGTGCGTAAGTAACACCACGTTTAACATGTTTGTGTGGTTTGGATGGGCAAACTCATCGTTAAACCCAGTCATATACGCTTTTAATGCTGATTTCAGAAAAGCATTCTCCACCATTCTGGGCTGCAAAAGATACTGTTCCAGTTCTGTAGAAGCTGTCCATTTAAGTAACGAGTTGATGTCTTACCGCCACGACACTACGTTCCAGAACGCAACTATCAATGCCTCTGCGCATTGTGCGCAACGCCTGCCCATGGTCTCACACGGGGAAGATTTGGACCTACCATTTGACAAAGTCTCCGTTGTCTCTAATACCTCACGTAACCAAAGAAACCTTATCCTGCCTGCAATACTGCAGCTTGAATGTGAAGCAGAAATATCATTAAATATGATGCCTTTCCCCTCAACTGGACCCAGTGAGTGTTATGTGATTCCAGGTCAAGTTGAGGATCTGTGA